The Deltaproteobacteria bacterium sequence GCTGTGACTAACAATTTCGACGCAATCACGGCTCCCTGCCCTCCCCGGCCATGGATGCGAATCTCGATCATAGTTTCAACTCCTGTCAATTGGGACGCAGATTGGCGCAGATAAGCGCAGAAACAACAAATTACATTTTAAGGCCCTTTTTGTTCAACCTTCTATTTTTGATGGCTTCGTAAAAAGTCCTTTTTGCCCCATTTTCGTCATTCCCGCGAAAGCGGGAATCCAGTTAATTCAAGCAGTTCTGTCCGCCTGAGGCGGACTGCTTTCGCAGGAGTGACGGCTTTTCTGACTTTTTACGAGATCATCATACTTAATTCTTGAATAAATATGGAAAAAAGAAAAGATAAGTTCTCGGTATGCCAAGAATTACGCGGGTGGTGGCTTGGGATATCGGTATCACCTAACCCAACGCGGGAATTAGCAGCAAATCTAAAGCTCCCATTTCACCAAACTTTCCTAAATTTATTCAAGGTTTGGCTTAAATTGACAATGGGTCAAGAAGGGGCTAACATATATATTACAGAAATTCAAATTGAAAACTACAAAAATCAAAATTTAAAGTAGCGAATGAATCGGAAAAATATAGGGCGCGAAATGGCAAGTTTACCAATTAAAAAAGTTTGGGGATTTCTTTTCTTTTTAGGAATTTTTATCCTTTTTATCGGGGTATCCAGTTCCCATGCCGGAAGAGCTTGGGCCCAAAAATCAGGGCCGATCAATCTGACTACGGCAATCGCCGATGTGGCCCAGAAAACGATGCCAGCAGTCGTTCACATCGAAGTTACGCAGCGGGTGGACGTGCCAACCGCCGTTTTCCCCTTCGAAAGTGATCCTTTCTTCCGCTATTTTTTTGGGGTGCCTCAGGGACCCCGCAGTTATAAAAGGGAGATGCGCGGGATCGGGACCGGTATGACCATTGACGGTGATGGTCATATTGTAACGAACAACCACGTCGTCAGCGGAGCGACAAAAATCACCGTAAAAATGGCTTCCGGTGAAGAATTTGAGGCCAAGGTAGTTGGAGTCGATCCCAAGACCGACTTGGCTGTGATTAAGATTAAGGCTCCTCAAAACATCCCCTACCTAACTTTCGGCAATTCGGACCAACTGCGGGTTGGAGAGTGGGTAGTGGCCATTGGTAACCCCCGAGGATTGGAGCAAACCGTGACGGCAGGAATTATCAGCGCCAAGCACCGCACGGGAATCCTCGATCCATCAAGCTACCAGGACTATATTCAAACCGATGCCGCCATCAACCCCGGGAACAGCGGTGGGCCGCTGCTAAACTTGGCTGGGGAGGTCATCGGGGTCAACGCGGCTATTGTCTCCGAATCGGGAGGGTTCGAAGGAATTGGGTTTGCGATTCCGAGCAACATGGCCAAGGCCATCGCCGATGATTTGATCAAAACCGGAAAAGTAATGCGGGGATGGCTGGGAGTGAGCGTCCAGGATATTACAGCCCCCCTGGCGAAAAGCCTGAATTTGAAAGTCCTCAAAGGAGCCTGGATCGCGGAAGTGTTCAAAGGAGGGCCGGCGGAAAAGGCTGGGATCATGAAGGGAGATGTGGTTGTTAGTTATGATGGGGCCGCCCTGGAGAATGCCAATGATTTCCGGAATCGCGTTGCTGCCACGCGGGCAGGGAAAAAAGTGGAGGTCGGGCTTTTACGCCAAGGAGAACGGATTATCATTCAAGCCGTGGTGTCTGCCTACAAACCTGCACCCCGTATGGCCGCCGTTGAACTCAGGAATAAACTGGGGGTGGAAGTGAAAGAAATCTCCATCCTGGAAGCTCGCCGCAGGCGCCTGGATTCACGCGAGGGAGTTATCCTCACCAAAGTGGACCCCAATGGGCCCGCAGGCCGGGCGGGACTGGAAGTAGGAGACATCATTCTCCAAGTTAACAATCAGGCGGTGCGCGGAATCAATGATTACAATCGCATTCTGGAGCAAGTTCAACGGGATGAAGAAATCCTGCTCCTGGTGCGGGATATGCGCACCGGTGATATGGGTTACTTGGCGGCGGTGGTCCAATGAACCAAAGGGAAAAGATAGGCGAAATTCCCGTCCCCTTCGAAGAAATGCCTTCCCTGGAGGAAGAACGGAATCCCGCTGAAGATCATGAAGCCCTTGAGGTCTTTGACCCCCTCAAGAAGTACCTCATGGAGGTCCGTAAGTTTCCGCTGCTTTTGCGGGAAGAAGAGTTAACGTTGGCCAAGCGTTGGTGGGAAGAAAAGGACCGTTATGCGGCTTACCGCCTCGTGGTTTCCAACTTGAGGCTGGTGGTGAAAATCGCTTTTGAGTATCAGCGGGCCTATACCAATTTACTGGACCTGATCCAGGAGGGAAACCTGGGATTAATGCAGGCGGTGAAAAAGTTTGATCCCTACCGAGAAGTTAAACTCTCATCCTATGCTCCCTGGTGGATTCGGGCCTATATTTTAAAGTTCATCATCGATAACTGGAGTCTGGTGAAAGTAGGGACCACCCAGGCTCAACGGAAGCTTTTTTTTCGCTTGCAAAAGGAAAAAAACCGCCTGGAAGCTATGGGATTCGACCCTGGCCCGAAGCTCCTGGCCAGTCACTTAGATGTAACCAAAGAAGAAGTAAGCGAGATGGAGCAGCGCCTTGAAGGGGGAGACCTTTCGCTCAACGCGCCCTTGGATGCAGATACTCACCACACGTATCTGGATATCCTGGAGGGAGAAGAGACCCTGGAGGAAAAAGTTGCCGACAACCAATTTAAAAAGGCGGTTGATCAAAGGATCGAGGAATTTTCCCGTTCCTTGAAGGACAAGGAAGCTTTTCTTTTAAAACACCGATCGATGGCCGAGGATCCACTTACCCTCCAGGCGGCGGGGGATCAATTGCATATTTCCCGGGAGCGAGCCCGCCAGATCGAAAAGAGAGTCCTGAGCAAGCTAAAGGTTTTTTTGAAAGAGAAATTTCCCGACCTGGACGACCTGCAGTTCACTATTAAAGACAGCGAAAAGTAAAAACGGCATAAGGCAATAGGCAAAAGGCAAAAAGTGTTGAGGGTTAAGGGTTTAGTTTTTTTTGCCTTTGGCCTTTTGCTTGGAAACTCGCGCCTGCCCTTCCTGCCCTGGAGCGGTTTTTTAATGATTGTTCCGCAATCTGCAACTGTATGGGGGGTTGACAACCTTCGGGGCAATGCTTAATTTTTTATTGACTGACCGCAACAATGAAGGGAGAAATTGAATATGGCACTGATTCGTTGGGATCCATTTCGAGAAATGTCAGCCCTCCAAGAGCGCATGAATCGGCTTTTTTCCGATGTCCGCGCCCAGGCCCCTGTCCGGGGAGAGGAGATCGTCCAGGGTGCTTGGATCCCGGCGGTGGACATTTTTGAGACAAACGAAGCCATCGTCCTTAAAGCTGAACTTCCAGGGATAACTGCGCAGGACATCTCGGTCGAAGTCAAAGACAATACTCTCACCTTGAAGGGCGAAAAGAAATTTGAGAAAGAGGTTAAGGAAGAGAATTATCACCGGGTGGAACGCTCCTATGGGTCGTTCCAACGGGCCTTTACTCTTCCCGGCACCATCCATCAAGAAAAGGTAAAGGCCAAGTTTAAGGATGGGATTCTCGAAATCACTCTGCCTAAGGTCGAGGAGGCCAAACCGAAGCAGGTCAAAGTGGAAATAAGTTAATCGCCGTTCCGGCAAGGGGGGCGAAAGCCCCCCTTTTTTTTAATCAGATTATAAAAAATATTAGCAATGATCGGCCTATTTCTTAAAGTAATTTCTCCTTTTTAAAAAGGTTAGAAGGACTTTTTTCGCGCCGAGAGGATCATAAAATGCGATTCGATAAATTTACTTTAAAAGCTCAAGAAGCCCTGCAGGATGCCCAGGCTGTTACGGAGAAGCGTGAACATCAGCAGATCGAGCCAGAACACCTCTTGATAGCCTTACTCCAGCAGAACGAAGGGATTGTGCCTCAGGTGTTCCAAAAACTCGGAGCATCTATTCCGAACACCCTCTCGCAGTTAGACGAGGCTCTGGGGAAGATTCCCAAGGTTTATGGATCGGGGATGGGG is a genomic window containing:
- a CDS encoding Hsp20/alpha crystallin family protein; protein product: MALIRWDPFREMSALQERMNRLFSDVRAQAPVRGEEIVQGAWIPAVDIFETNEAIVLKAELPGITAQDISVEVKDNTLTLKGEKKFEKEVKEENYHRVERSYGSFQRAFTLPGTIHQEKVKAKFKDGILEITLPKVEEAKPKQVKVEIS
- a CDS encoding RNA polymerase factor sigma-32 codes for the protein MNQREKIGEIPVPFEEMPSLEEERNPAEDHEALEVFDPLKKYLMEVRKFPLLLREEELTLAKRWWEEKDRYAAYRLVVSNLRLVVKIAFEYQRAYTNLLDLIQEGNLGLMQAVKKFDPYREVKLSSYAPWWIRAYILKFIIDNWSLVKVGTTQAQRKLFFRLQKEKNRLEAMGFDPGPKLLASHLDVTKEEVSEMEQRLEGGDLSLNAPLDADTHHTYLDILEGEETLEEKVADNQFKKAVDQRIEEFSRSLKDKEAFLLKHRSMAEDPLTLQAAGDQLHISRERARQIEKRVLSKLKVFLKEKFPDLDDLQFTIKDSEK
- a CDS encoding DegQ family serine endoprotease: MASLPIKKVWGFLFFLGIFILFIGVSSSHAGRAWAQKSGPINLTTAIADVAQKTMPAVVHIEVTQRVDVPTAVFPFESDPFFRYFFGVPQGPRSYKREMRGIGTGMTIDGDGHIVTNNHVVSGATKITVKMASGEEFEAKVVGVDPKTDLAVIKIKAPQNIPYLTFGNSDQLRVGEWVVAIGNPRGLEQTVTAGIISAKHRTGILDPSSYQDYIQTDAAINPGNSGGPLLNLAGEVIGVNAAIVSESGGFEGIGFAIPSNMAKAIADDLIKTGKVMRGWLGVSVQDITAPLAKSLNLKVLKGAWIAEVFKGGPAEKAGIMKGDVVVSYDGAALENANDFRNRVAATRAGKKVEVGLLRQGERIIIQAVVSAYKPAPRMAAVELRNKLGVEVKEISILEARRRRLDSREGVILTKVDPNGPAGRAGLEVGDIILQVNNQAVRGINDYNRILEQVQRDEEILLLVRDMRTGDMGYLAAVVQ